The Nonlabens spongiae genome contains a region encoding:
- a CDS encoding exonuclease domain-containing protein yields MSVTNNYFAVVDIETTGKGLGGNRITEICIVRMHGTEIVEKYTTLIDPECLIPDFITSLTGIDNEMVATAPVFQDVAEEVERMTRDCIFVAHNVNFDYNIIRNEFKRLGHEFKRKKLCTVRLSRELIPGMNSYSLGRLCNSLGIALNNRHRAEGDTDATVSLFQRLLETEDCEATFEKFLKGTNKEGTFPPHLDRSQFSQLPDAPGVYLFKNQAHKVIYVGKAINLRKRVLSHFYTKKSKSYLMCQEIHHIEHIPTGNELVALLQEADLIRHYYPKYNNAQKKPRRAYQILYYKNQLGIIQFAVGLVKSYDSAIVTHYNRSHAVEQLEELCAEFKLCPKYCSLKVQDDCSSHYKIKNCKGVCKKEEMVSLYNIRANQAIEALRASNANYVIKQPGRTQHENCFILVKDGEYQGYGFVDQNVGISSLAECEDYIDRKTTNYHTNQILRSYLDKHNGQEIIYETLQAS; encoded by the coding sequence ATGAGTGTAACCAATAATTATTTTGCAGTAGTCGATATAGAAACGACCGGTAAAGGTTTGGGTGGCAATCGTATTACTGAAATCTGCATCGTGCGTATGCACGGTACTGAGATCGTTGAGAAATACACCACGCTGATTGATCCCGAATGCTTAATACCTGATTTTATTACTTCGCTTACTGGTATCGATAACGAAATGGTGGCGACGGCTCCAGTTTTTCAAGATGTGGCCGAAGAGGTTGAACGCATGACTCGTGATTGCATTTTTGTGGCGCACAACGTCAACTTTGATTACAACATCATCAGGAATGAATTTAAGCGGTTGGGACATGAATTTAAGAGAAAGAAACTTTGTACGGTAAGGCTTTCCAGAGAACTCATACCCGGGATGAATTCTTATAGTTTAGGAAGATTATGCAATTCTCTGGGCATCGCACTCAACAACAGACACCGCGCTGAGGGCGATACGGACGCAACTGTATCTCTTTTTCAACGTTTACTAGAAACCGAAGATTGTGAAGCCACTTTTGAGAAGTTTCTCAAAGGCACCAATAAAGAAGGTACGTTCCCTCCTCACCTAGATCGTTCTCAGTTTTCACAATTACCAGATGCTCCGGGAGTTTATCTTTTCAAAAATCAAGCGCACAAAGTGATCTACGTAGGCAAGGCGATCAATTTACGAAAGAGGGTACTTTCTCATTTTTACACTAAAAAGAGTAAATCCTACCTCATGTGTCAGGAAATTCATCACATTGAACACATTCCTACAGGAAATGAACTCGTGGCGCTCTTACAAGAAGCTGATTTAATCAGACATTATTATCCCAAGTACAATAACGCACAGAAAAAACCACGTCGCGCCTACCAGATTCTCTATTATAAGAATCAGTTAGGGATCATTCAGTTTGCTGTAGGATTAGTCAAGTCTTATGATAGTGCCATCGTTACTCATTATAATAGATCTCATGCCGTTGAACAACTGGAAGAATTATGTGCTGAGTTTAAGCTATGCCCTAAATATTGTAGCCTAAAGGTTCAAGACGACTGTTCCTCTCACTATAAAATTAAAAATTGCAAAGGCGTTTGTAAGAAAGAAGAAATGGTTAGTCTTTATAATATAAGGGCTAATCAAGCGATAGAAGCTTTAAGAGCGAGTAATGCAAATTACGTGATCAAACAACCAGGCCGTACCCAGCACGAAAACTGTTTTATTTTAGTCAAAGATGGTGAGTATCAAGGTTATGGCTTTGTTGACCAAAATGTAGGGATAAGCAGTCTCGCTGAATGTGAAGATTATATCGATCGCAAAACGACCAATTACCATACAAATCAAATATTGAGATCTTATCTGGATAAACACAACGGGCAAGAAATTATTTATGAAACTTTGCAAGCTTCATAA
- a CDS encoding DUF4290 domain-containing protein produces the protein MISSLEYNTERNHLNIPEYGRHIQKLVEHCKELPSKEERNRMAHAIVGVMGNLNPHLRDIDDFQHKLWDQLFVIADFDLDVDSPFPKPDPEVINARPERMSYPQKRPRYRFYGNNIQGMIDVATGWEKGEKREALTFIIANHMKKSYLNWNKDSVDDAVIFKHLFEMSDGKINLAVKDEDLLESKDLIYRNTNTHRSKNNSRRNNGKKNNRNNNRRRGRN, from the coding sequence TTGATTTCATCATTAGAATACAATACAGAGCGTAACCATCTAAATATACCTGAATATGGAAGACATATTCAGAAACTTGTAGAGCACTGCAAGGAACTACCCTCTAAGGAAGAGCGCAACCGTATGGCTCATGCTATCGTAGGTGTTATGGGTAATTTGAATCCGCATTTACGGGATATAGATGACTTTCAGCACAAATTGTGGGATCAACTTTTTGTGATCGCAGATTTTGATCTGGATGTAGACTCACCGTTTCCAAAACCTGATCCTGAAGTTATCAATGCGCGGCCAGAGCGCATGTCTTATCCTCAAAAACGTCCACGATACCGTTTTTACGGGAATAACATTCAAGGAATGATAGATGTTGCTACTGGCTGGGAGAAGGGAGAGAAGCGAGAAGCGCTCACGTTCATCATTGCAAATCACATGAAGAAATCTTACTTGAACTGGAATAAGGATTCAGTCGATGATGCAGTCATTTTTAAACACCTGTTTGAAATGAGTGATGGTAAGATCAATCTCGCCGTAAAAGATGAAGATTTACTGGAGTCTAAAGATCTCATCTACCGCAATACAAATACCCACAGATCTAAGAACAATAGTAGGCGTAATAATGGTAAAAAGAATAATAGAAATAACAACAGAAGACGCGGCAGAAATTAG
- the fmt gene encoding methionyl-tRNA formyltransferase yields the protein MRDKLKIVFFGTPEFATHILDGIVQSHHQVVGVVTVADKPAGRGRKLQESHVKQYAVGTGLRVLQPTNLKDENFIKELSGLEADLFVIVAFRMLPRVVWDMPEMGTFNLHASLLPQYRGAAPINWAVINQEKKSGVTTFFIDEKIDTGAMILQAECALEPMETAGSLYTKLMHLGRTLTLETIDLIAEGEASLTKQTNYDELKDAPKLTTENTKIDFSKPAQQVDAVVRGLNPFPIAKATLLDKNNILQVKIFETSIVNKPHNMIPGSIVVKNNEIMIACSDSFVLLEKLQLPNKKAMDAKSLLNGYSFSSDARFDLG from the coding sequence ATGAGAGATAAATTGAAGATTGTATTTTTTGGCACACCAGAATTTGCCACTCATATATTAGACGGTATCGTGCAATCCCATCATCAGGTTGTGGGAGTTGTTACCGTAGCAGATAAACCTGCCGGTCGAGGGAGGAAATTGCAGGAGAGTCATGTAAAGCAATATGCTGTAGGTACAGGTTTAAGAGTTTTACAACCTACAAATCTCAAAGATGAAAATTTCATCAAAGAATTGAGCGGCTTAGAAGCTGATCTATTTGTAATTGTCGCCTTTAGAATGTTGCCTAGGGTAGTTTGGGATATGCCAGAGATGGGAACTTTTAACTTACATGCCAGTTTATTGCCTCAGTACCGTGGAGCGGCACCCATCAACTGGGCGGTGATCAACCAAGAAAAAAAATCAGGCGTCACTACATTTTTCATTGATGAAAAAATAGATACCGGAGCGATGATTTTACAGGCAGAGTGTGCACTGGAACCTATGGAAACTGCAGGATCACTGTATACTAAGTTGATGCATCTAGGACGTACACTAACCCTAGAAACTATAGACTTGATCGCAGAGGGAGAGGCGTCTCTTACAAAGCAGACCAACTATGATGAGTTGAAAGATGCTCCAAAACTGACCACGGAGAATACTAAAATCGATTTTTCTAAGCCGGCCCAGCAAGTGGACGCAGTAGTACGCGGTTTGAATCCTTTTCCCATTGCAAAGGCAACACTCTTAGATAAGAACAATATTTTACAGGTCAAGATTTTTGAGACTTCAATTGTTAATAAACCTCACAACATGATACCTGGAAGCATTGTAGTAAAAAATAATGAGATCATGATTGCTTGCTCTGATAGCTTTGTGCTACTAGAAAAACTTCAATTACCAAATAAAAAAGCAATGGATGCCAAAAGTCTTTTGAATGGATATAGCTTTTCCTCTGATGCTAGATTTGATCTAGGATAG
- a CDS encoding T9SS type A sorting domain-containing protein yields MLNISGLQAGDVELTITNLLGQLVIETKEMSGNGQVAISGVNSFKAGIYHVTILQNEQSTSKKIVIK; encoded by the coding sequence GTGTTGAACATCTCGGGTCTACAGGCCGGAGATGTGGAACTCACCATCACAAATTTGCTAGGGCAACTTGTGATCGAGACTAAAGAAATGTCAGGAAATGGTCAGGTTGCCATCAGCGGTGTAAACAGCTTCAAGGCTGGGATCTACCATGTGACTATCTTGCAAAATGAACAATCTACTTCCAAGAAGATTGTGATTAAATAA
- a CDS encoding HU family DNA-binding protein has product MNKTDLIEGMAEHAGISKSAAKKALESFLGNVEKSLKNGDRVSLVGFGSFSVSKRAAREGRNPQTGKTIKIAAKKVVKFKAGSDLQKAVN; this is encoded by the coding sequence ATGAACAAAACTGATTTAATCGAAGGAATGGCCGAGCATGCCGGCATCTCTAAGTCTGCTGCTAAGAAAGCTCTAGAGTCATTTCTAGGTAATGTAGAAAAAAGCCTTAAAAATGGAGACCGTGTGTCTTTAGTAGGTTTTGGTTCTTTCTCTGTATCTAAAAGAGCTGCTAGAGAAGGTAGAAACCCACAAACAGGTAAAACTATCAAGATCGCTGCTAAGAAAGTAGTAAAATTCAAAGCTGGTAGCGACCTTCAAAAAGCTGTCAACTAA
- a CDS encoding protein adenylyltransferase SelO, with the protein MFPFQISHHFADALPKDPIDENYTRQVGNVAFSRVEPVKFPKARLLHVSNFANDLGFDEAFINSKEFQEIFTGQKIPSEAQPYAMAYAGHQFGHWAGQLGDGRAINLFEANSENKNWTYQLKGAGPTPYSRRGDGFAVLRSSIREHLCSEAMHHLGIATTRSLSLSLTGEKILRDMLYDGNPEFEPGAIVCRVAESFVRFGNFQHFAAQGENESLKKLTDHIILHHYPKIAESPNKYMEFFSAVCDRTLKMIIDWQRVGFVHGVMNTDNMSILGLTIDYGPYGWLEPYELDWTPNTTDRNGRYTFGQQPEIALWNLLQLANALYPLIEDSKPLEARLMQYKTDYFNSYHTMMSDKLGLFNEKNQDQKLIADLESTLQLHECDMTLFFRELSKIDQDSSVQDCWNTLQIAFYNYDQLQETHRDQLENWFQTYLDRLKVESVGYDGDDLTFAKARTQKMNATNPKYVLRNYIAQLVITEAEKENYELLNEVYAMLKNPYDEQPEYEKWYQKRPEWARSKVGCSQLSCSS; encoded by the coding sequence ATGTTTCCTTTCCAAATTTCACATCACTTTGCTGATGCACTTCCTAAGGATCCTATAGATGAGAATTACACGAGACAGGTAGGAAATGTAGCATTTTCACGGGTAGAACCGGTCAAGTTCCCAAAAGCGCGACTTTTACATGTTTCTAATTTTGCCAATGATTTGGGCTTTGACGAAGCCTTTATAAATTCAAAAGAATTTCAAGAGATTTTTACGGGTCAGAAAATACCTAGCGAAGCCCAACCCTACGCCATGGCTTATGCTGGACATCAGTTTGGACACTGGGCTGGTCAGTTGGGAGATGGTAGGGCGATCAATCTTTTTGAAGCAAATTCAGAAAATAAAAACTGGACTTACCAGCTCAAAGGCGCCGGACCTACGCCCTACTCCCGTAGAGGTGATGGTTTTGCTGTCTTGAGATCCAGCATCAGGGAACACCTTTGTAGTGAGGCGATGCATCATTTGGGAATTGCGACGACTCGATCATTAAGTCTTTCTCTTACCGGAGAAAAAATTTTACGCGACATGCTCTACGATGGTAATCCAGAATTTGAGCCCGGCGCTATAGTGTGTCGTGTGGCCGAGAGCTTTGTGCGGTTCGGTAATTTTCAACATTTTGCCGCTCAAGGCGAAAACGAATCCTTGAAAAAGCTCACAGATCATATCATCCTTCATCACTATCCCAAAATTGCTGAAAGTCCTAATAAATACATGGAATTTTTCAGTGCCGTTTGCGATCGCACCCTTAAAATGATCATCGACTGGCAACGTGTGGGCTTTGTTCACGGCGTTATGAATACAGATAACATGTCCATTTTAGGACTCACCATCGATTATGGGCCCTACGGCTGGCTGGAACCTTATGAACTGGACTGGACGCCTAACACGACAGACCGCAACGGCCGTTATACGTTTGGCCAGCAACCTGAGATCGCGTTATGGAATCTGTTGCAGCTCGCAAATGCGCTCTATCCCCTCATCGAGGATAGCAAACCGCTGGAAGCGCGGCTCATGCAGTATAAAACCGATTATTTCAACTCTTACCATACCATGATGAGTGATAAGTTAGGTCTGTTTAATGAAAAAAATCAGGATCAGAAACTCATTGCAGACTTAGAATCTACTCTTCAACTCCACGAGTGTGACATGACGCTATTTTTTAGAGAACTTAGTAAAATTGATCAAGACAGCTCTGTTCAGGATTGCTGGAACACGTTGCAAATCGCATTCTATAATTACGATCAGCTTCAAGAAACCCATCGAGATCAATTGGAGAATTGGTTCCAAACCTATTTGGATCGACTCAAAGTTGAAAGTGTAGGATATGATGGTGATGATCTCACTTTCGCGAAAGCGAGAACTCAAAAAATGAACGCCACAAATCCAAAATACGTATTGCGCAACTACATCGCACAACTAGTAATCACGGAAGCTGAAAAAGAAAATTACGAGCTGCTGAATGAGGTTTATGCCATGCTCAAAAACCCATACGATGAACAGCCAGAGTACGAGAAATGGTATCAAAAAAGACCGGAATGGGCGCGTTCAAAAGTAGGTTGCTCACAATTGAGTTGTAGTAGTTAA
- a CDS encoding DUF3822 family protein, protein MPQELQNNISAIHKSLSVLISQDGLSFYIYHDQKVLDQWNTSFERSMNPSFILEQVEKEFERNQALSSAFQKVTLLYNHDLFCLVPAAIFQESNAADYLKYNARLLKTDLISHEKVDNVVMVYIAFENINNYFFEKVGSFDYYHYGSQLLKLQTDTAPKDQNVIYTDFFDNKFYMSIYKSAELQSLNLFPYESIEDALYYVMFGLQQHDFDPAKVLLILRGEDSISKVEELLNAYVSNIQVKVNQATYQEKLLCV, encoded by the coding sequence ATGCCCCAGGAGCTTCAGAATAATATATCTGCAATACATAAAAGTCTGTCCGTCTTGATTTCTCAAGATGGACTTTCTTTTTATATCTACCACGATCAAAAAGTGCTGGATCAGTGGAACACCTCTTTTGAGCGATCCATGAATCCCTCCTTTATTCTAGAACAGGTTGAGAAAGAATTTGAGCGAAACCAGGCTTTATCATCCGCATTTCAAAAAGTGACATTGCTCTATAATCATGATTTGTTCTGTCTAGTTCCTGCTGCCATTTTTCAGGAAAGCAATGCCGCTGATTATTTAAAATATAATGCCCGTCTGCTCAAAACTGACCTCATCAGTCATGAGAAAGTGGACAATGTGGTTATGGTTTACATCGCATTTGAAAATATCAATAATTACTTTTTTGAGAAGGTAGGAAGCTTTGATTATTATCATTATGGATCACAATTGTTGAAGCTGCAAACAGATACAGCTCCAAAAGATCAGAATGTCATTTACACCGATTTTTTTGACAACAAGTTCTACATGAGCATTTACAAGTCTGCAGAATTGCAATCGCTTAACTTGTTTCCCTATGAAAGCATAGAAGATGCTTTATATTATGTTATGTTCGGTTTGCAGCAGCACGATTTTGATCCTGCAAAAGTCCTATTGATCTTACGAGGCGAGGATTCAATAAGTAAGGTAGAAGAATTACTCAACGCTTACGTTTCTAACATTCAGGTAAAAGTTAATCAAGCTACCTATCAAGAAAAATTACTATGCGTATAA
- a CDS encoding DUF493 family protein, with translation MAVPNPDEFYKKLKKQLADTSLWPSKYLFKFIVPSTGGKIQQIEDKFDNLGAVINTKESSKGTYTSVSVMVKMKNPNAVIEKYKEVGEVEGVISL, from the coding sequence ATGGCAGTACCTAATCCCGACGAATTTTACAAAAAGCTGAAAAAGCAACTGGCTGATACCAGTTTATGGCCTTCTAAATACCTTTTCAAATTTATAGTTCCATCCACTGGAGGTAAAATTCAGCAAATTGAAGATAAGTTTGATAATCTAGGAGCGGTTATCAACACAAAGGAAAGTAGTAAAGGAACCTATACCAGTGTCTCTGTAATGGTTAAGATGAAAAATCCTAACGCCGTTATTGAAAAGTACAAAGAGGTAGGGGAAGTTGAAGGTGTTATTTCTCTATAA
- a CDS encoding ATP-dependent DNA helicase — MNQNEFYKILLSDFPFKPTYQQDRALEALSDFLHDRERNRLFLLRGYAGTGKTTIIGSLVKSLWKIRLKYVLLAPTGRAAKVISNYANKQAATIHREIYYPKGQGGSKVEFTLKKNKYRDTLFVVDEASMIPDVAAENKMFGGNGSLLDDLLEYVYSGTNCKLLIIGDTAQLPPVKLDVSPALDSSLLEQRYLMKVTEIELDEVKRQAQNSGILDNATGIRQHIEHEEYDYKFDVTHYQDIHRLIDGYEILETIQTAYDQHGHEETAIIVRSNKRANLYNQQIRSRILFRESDIEPGDFLMVVKNNYHWLEAKSDAGFIANGDIVEVLEIFAIKEIYTFKFAEVKVRMVDYSNMKPFETVLILDTLTAETPSLTYEDSNKLYQEVRMDYLKLPKWKQYKAIKENPFFNALQVKFSYAITCHKSQGGQWENVIIEQPYLPEGPSRDYLRWLYTAVTRAKKQLYLIGFKNEHFVEG; from the coding sequence ATGAATCAAAACGAATTCTACAAAATACTCCTTTCTGATTTTCCCTTTAAGCCTACCTATCAACAAGATAGAGCCTTAGAAGCACTTTCAGATTTTTTGCACGACCGCGAGCGCAATAGACTTTTTCTATTGAGAGGGTATGCAGGTACTGGAAAAACAACCATTATAGGGTCACTCGTAAAAAGCCTCTGGAAGATCAGACTCAAATATGTTTTGCTGGCTCCCACGGGTAGGGCTGCAAAAGTGATCAGTAATTATGCAAACAAGCAGGCCGCGACCATCCATAGGGAAATTTATTATCCCAAAGGTCAAGGAGGTAGTAAAGTGGAGTTTACACTCAAGAAAAACAAATACCGCGATACGCTTTTTGTAGTTGACGAGGCCTCCATGATTCCTGATGTGGCTGCTGAGAATAAAATGTTTGGTGGTAACGGCTCCTTGCTGGATGATTTACTGGAATACGTTTACAGCGGCACTAACTGCAAACTCCTTATAATAGGAGACACAGCACAATTACCTCCAGTAAAATTAGATGTTTCACCAGCGCTGGACTCAAGTTTATTGGAACAGCGCTATTTGATGAAGGTGACAGAAATTGAACTGGATGAAGTAAAGAGACAAGCGCAGAATTCAGGAATTCTGGATAATGCAACAGGAATCAGACAGCATATCGAGCATGAGGAATACGATTATAAATTTGATGTCACTCATTATCAAGATATCCATAGACTCATTGATGGATATGAGATTCTAGAAACCATTCAAACCGCTTACGATCAGCACGGGCATGAAGAAACCGCAATAATTGTGCGCTCTAACAAACGAGCAAATCTTTATAACCAACAGATCCGGTCGCGTATCCTCTTTCGCGAAAGCGATATAGAACCAGGAGATTTCCTCATGGTAGTTAAGAACAATTACCACTGGCTGGAGGCAAAAAGCGATGCAGGTTTTATTGCCAATGGCGATATCGTTGAGGTTTTGGAGATTTTTGCGATCAAAGAGATCTATACCTTCAAGTTTGCCGAGGTCAAGGTCAGGATGGTGGATTATTCTAACATGAAACCTTTTGAAACAGTCCTTATTCTTGACACACTAACAGCCGAGACTCCCTCGCTCACCTATGAGGATAGTAATAAGCTTTATCAAGAAGTGCGTATGGATTACCTCAAGTTGCCCAAATGGAAACAGTATAAGGCCATCAAGGAGAATCCATTTTTTAATGCGTTACAGGTCAAGTTTTCTTATGCGATCACCTGTCATAAATCTCAGGGTGGGCAATGGGAAAACGTGATCATCGAGCAACCCTATCTCCCAGAAGGCCCCAGTCGCGACTACCTACGCTGGTTATATACTGCAGTCACGAGAGCAAAGAAACAATTATACCTTATAGGCTTTAAGAATGAACATTTTGTGGAGGGGTAG
- a CDS encoding RsmD family RNA methyltransferase, whose amino-acid sequence MRIISGTHRGRRILAPKNLPVRPTTDMAKEALFNILRNQVELSVLHVLELFSGSGNISYEFCSRGAQSVVAVDQHHACVSFVQKTAEELEFPITAVKSDVFPFLNQHSGTYDLVFADPPYALELDDFMSLVDLIFDQNLLQTETDEKYAGMLIIEHSKHTDLSTHARFDNARKYGGTVFSFFK is encoded by the coding sequence ATGCGTATAATTTCAGGAACCCATAGAGGACGTCGCATCTTAGCGCCAAAAAACTTGCCTGTGCGCCCCACGACGGACATGGCAAAAGAAGCCTTATTCAACATATTACGCAATCAAGTAGAGCTTTCAGTGCTTCATGTTTTGGAACTCTTTTCTGGTAGTGGCAACATATCTTATGAATTTTGCAGCAGAGGAGCCCAGAGCGTAGTCGCCGTAGACCAGCATCACGCTTGCGTGTCGTTTGTTCAAAAAACTGCAGAGGAATTAGAATTCCCCATCACTGCGGTCAAGTCAGATGTTTTCCCCTTTCTCAACCAACATAGTGGTACTTACGATCTCGTTTTTGCTGACCCACCTTATGCCTTGGAATTAGATGACTTTATGAGTCTCGTAGATCTTATTTTTGATCAGAATCTGTTGCAAACAGAAACTGATGAAAAATATGCTGGGATGCTTATCATAGAACATTCTAAACATACTGACCTGAGCACCCACGCAAGATTTGACAACGCTCGCAAATACGGCGGTACGGTCTTTAGTTTCTTTAAATAA
- a CDS encoding AAA family ATPase, translated as MNSITRAVLIGGPGTGKTSVINALKDIGYNVLPEISRQVIKEAQKKGIDQLFLTDPHAFSDRLLEGRISQYGEATNGLYFYDRGIPDVPAYHRFTGDPIPEIYVEKSIRLRYDYCFYFPIWEEIYQQDSERYEDLNQAKKISGIIKKEYESLDYQVIDVPKISIEDRVAFILKYLNP; from the coding sequence ATGAACAGTATTACCCGTGCAGTCCTCATAGGCGGTCCTGGAACAGGAAAAACCAGCGTTATAAACGCATTAAAAGATATAGGTTACAATGTATTGCCTGAAATAAGCAGACAGGTCATAAAAGAAGCTCAGAAAAAAGGTATCGACCAGCTCTTTTTAACAGACCCTCACGCCTTCAGCGACAGATTGTTGGAAGGGCGTATTTCACAATACGGTGAAGCTACAAATGGCTTATATTTTTATGATCGTGGAATCCCTGACGTCCCAGCCTATCATCGCTTTACAGGTGATCCGATTCCCGAAATTTATGTGGAGAAGAGTATACGCTTGCGCTACGACTACTGTTTTTATTTCCCTATTTGGGAAGAAATATATCAGCAGGATTCTGAACGCTATGAAGATCTGAATCAAGCCAAAAAAATCAGCGGTATTATCAAAAAAGAGTATGAATCATTAGACTATCAGGTGATTGATGTACCGAAAATAAGTATTGAAGATCGCGTTGCTTTCATTTTAAAATACCTCAACCCATAG
- a CDS encoding RecQ family ATP-dependent DNA helicase, with the protein MLRTVFGHSQFRPKQEEIITSVLENRDVLAVLPTGGGKSLCYQIPALCKEGICIVVSPLIALINDQITQLQKRNVRAVGITSGISRQDLDTVLDNCIYGNYKFLYLSPERLEQPLVQERISQMKVNLLAIDEAHCISEWGHDFRPAYLKIKEVFSFINKAPVIAVTATATVNVQEDIKEHLNLKNPRVFTSSFERRQLNYDLEHSTHKRSALINFYNNSQGSSIAYVRSRKNTVEFSQLLSHKNISSSAYHGGLDSKMRKDLVSKWLSNQTRVMVATNAFGMGIDKPDVRSVVHLQLPDSIESYYQETGRAGRDGKTGIAKFIYNENDVIHARNQFIRALPTVDILKKTYRHLSNYLRIAYGEGQEHTYQLPFADFCRTYDLNGIITYNALTALDRFGVISLDQSYGNRSVVRFRESGTKIMDFTSHDQVAHAIVQAILRSYGSSREQNLQINSKLIAVRSNTTEKEVTETLKQLHERELIYARITGTDLTLQYLQPREDDRTINRFARELERYNEVRIQKLNAMIELLDQNQCMERGILAYFGERLDQNCGRCTYCRKGKMVNLKLMIEQYVSQGEVSLEEISNHVNAPKDEILKTLRQLIDDGIILNIAGKAFRINER; encoded by the coding sequence ATATTAAGAACAGTATTTGGGCATAGCCAATTCAGACCCAAACAAGAGGAAATCATAACATCAGTTCTGGAAAATCGTGATGTACTTGCTGTTTTACCCACCGGCGGTGGAAAATCGCTATGCTACCAGATTCCCGCATTGTGTAAAGAGGGAATTTGTATTGTGGTCTCTCCTCTCATCGCTCTGATCAACGATCAAATAACCCAATTGCAAAAGCGCAACGTACGAGCCGTAGGGATCACTTCTGGAATTTCAAGACAAGACCTGGATACTGTGCTGGATAACTGTATCTATGGCAACTATAAATTTTTATACTTAAGCCCGGAACGTCTGGAGCAACCGCTGGTTCAAGAGCGCATTTCACAAATGAAAGTGAATCTCTTAGCAATAGATGAAGCCCATTGCATTAGTGAATGGGGGCATGATTTCAGACCGGCCTATCTCAAAATCAAAGAGGTGTTCAGTTTTATTAATAAAGCTCCCGTAATTGCAGTTACAGCCACGGCAACTGTAAATGTTCAAGAGGATATAAAGGAGCACCTCAACCTCAAGAATCCTAGAGTATTCACGTCCTCCTTTGAGCGACGGCAACTAAATTATGATCTCGAGCACTCAACTCACAAAAGGAGCGCGCTTATCAACTTCTATAACAATTCTCAAGGCAGTTCTATTGCCTATGTGCGCAGTCGTAAGAATACCGTAGAATTCAGTCAACTTTTATCTCATAAAAACATCTCGTCTAGTGCTTACCATGGTGGCTTGGATTCAAAAATGCGTAAGGATCTAGTCTCTAAGTGGCTGAGCAATCAAACCCGGGTCATGGTTGCCACAAACGCCTTCGGTATGGGAATCGATAAGCCCGATGTACGTAGCGTAGTCCATTTACAGCTTCCTGACAGTATTGAAAGCTACTATCAGGAAACGGGCCGCGCCGGCAGGGATGGCAAAACAGGTATCGCAAAGTTTATCTATAACGAGAATGATGTGATCCACGCACGCAATCAGTTCATTAGAGCGCTTCCTACTGTGGATATCCTCAAGAAAACTTACCGGCATTTAAGCAACTACCTGCGCATTGCTTATGGTGAGGGTCAGGAGCACACCTATCAACTTCCGTTTGCAGACTTTTGTCGTACCTATGATTTGAATGGGATCATTACCTATAATGCACTGACTGCGCTGGATCGTTTTGGTGTGATATCGCTGGATCAGAGTTACGGTAATCGTTCTGTGGTACGCTTTCGCGAAAGCGGAACAAAAATCATGGACTTTACCAGTCACGATCAAGTGGCACATGCCATAGTGCAAGCTATTTTGAGAAGCTATGGAAGCAGCCGTGAACAAAATCTTCAAATCAATTCAAAACTGATTGCTGTAAGAAGTAACACCACGGAAAAAGAAGTCACTGAAACACTCAAACAACTGCATGAGCGCGAACTAATTTATGCCCGCATAACTGGAACAGACTTGACACTGCAATATCTACAACCTCGAGAAGACGATCGTACGATCAACCGTTTTGCTAGAGAACTGGAGCGATATAATGAAGTAAGAATTCAAAAGCTTAACGCGATGATTGAATTACTGGACCAGAACCAGTGTATGGAGCGTGGGATTTTAGCATATTTTGGAGAACGCCTAGATCAAAACTGTGGGCGATGTACGTATTGTAGAAAAGGTAAAATGGTCAATTTGAAGCTCATGATTGAACAATATGTTAGCCAAGGTGAGGTAAGTCTAGAGGAAATTTCAAATCACGTTAATGCCCCAAAAGATGAAATTCTTAAAACACTACGTCAACTTATAGACGATGGTATAATCCTTAATATTGCAGGCAAAGCTTTTAGGATCAATGAGAGATAA